The stretch of DNA CTCGCCGGTGAGCGACGACGGGAGGTCTCGCTCGCCGACCGGCGAGCCGGTGACCGCCGCCTCGATGCGCGTGTCCGTCGCACGGTGGAGCGCGATCTCGAAGACGGCGCTCCGGAACTGCTCGTAGGTGCGGGGAAGTTCGCTCGGCGTCGTGACGTACCGCTCCTCCGCGGTCGGCCAGTAGTTCGCCAGGAACGAACCGGCCAGGACGGGGGTGAGTTGCTCCTGTGAGATCGCGATCGCCCGGGTGTCGCTCGCGGACGTGGTCAGTATCTGACTCGGTGCGAGTAGCCCGTGACGACCGTCGACCGTCAACATCGTCGGAACGAGCGCGTCCCAGGTGCGGACCGTGCTGGCCGTTCCGGCCAGCGACGCGATGTCCTGATCGCCCTCGGTCGCGCCGAGCAGGAGGAGGACGAGCACGCCCCGATCGACCGTCGCCTCGAGCGTCGATCGGATTCGCGGGAGTATCTCCGCGGGCAGGGAGAGCGTGACTTCCGTCTCTGCGTCGGCCAGCAGGCTTTCGATCCGTTTGAGCACGGTCTGACGGGACTTGATCACCTCGAACTGTTCGCCGGAGCGTTCGCTCGTCGTGTACCGCGATCGCAGCGCCGGTTCGATATCCTCGACGCTCTGCGTGAGACGCTCGATGACCGTCTCGGGATCGACCGGCCGGATCACCGTCGGCACCGCGTAGTCGTCGACCTCGACGAACCCGCGCTCCTCGAGTTCCTCGCTGATGCTGTAGACGTAGCGCTTGGACACGTCGGCGGCGTCGGCGATGGCGCTCGCTTTCGACTCACCGCGTTCCAGAATCGCGAGATACGTGTCAATCTCCTTCTCAGAGAGGCCAAAGCGCTCGAGCAGTTCGGCGAGCTCGTCGTTATCCATGAGTATTCCGTACGTCACAGATCGAGCGGTCGATGTAAAATATGCTCGGTCCGCCGCCCCGAACCGGCGGACGACCGGGATGGCAGACGGCGGCGGGGGGTGTCGTCTCGAAAAGTGGGAATACATATTTCAACAAAGTTTATTGCTCCGGGAGAGAATGCAGAAAACGATGGAACTACACGCTGCCCTCAACGACTTCAAGCGTTCGCAGGGGGACCCGCGGCGGTTTCCCGGCGAACGCAGATCGACGGCGGGACGCTTCTCCGGACTCGACGATCGGCTCGTTCACGTCGCCCCCGACGGCTCGATCGGGGACTATTCCTATCCGCTCTCCGGACTGGACGGCATCGAACGGTCCCGATTCGGGATCGACGTCGACGGCGACGCTCGGTGGTTCGACGACGAGGACGCCGAGCAGCGCTACGTCGGAGACACCGCCGTCGTCGAGACGACGCACACGGTCGGCGAAGCCACGTGCGTGCAGTACGACGTCACGATCGGCCGCCTCCACCTGACTCACGTCGCGTTCGAGGGGGAACCGGCGTTCGCCGACGACGTCTCGCTTCTGGCCTGCGTCGGGTTCGCCCCGGAGGGACGGGCCGGCCGGGTGGGGCAACTCTGGCACGGCGATACCGTCGAAGTACACCACGACGCGGAGCACGATTTCCTCGCGGCCTCGACCGAGATGGCCGTCACCGGACAGGTTCCCGAACGGTTCGCGGAACTGCTCGCGGCGGAGCCGACCGACTTTCCACGATCGCCCACCGACGACCGCTACGAGGAGGCGCGTCTCAGCCCGATCGTGCTGGCCGAAATCGAACTCACCGGATCGTCCCCGAGCGCGACAGTTGCGACGCTGCTTTCGGACGGCGACGACCGAACGGCCGCGCTCGAGCGCGTCCGAGGCGACGTGGCCGCCCACGCCGACCACGAGGCGGTACTCGAAGCGGGTCGCGAACAGGCCCGCGACCGACTCCCCGATACTGAACCCGACGTCCCGGATGGGGTCGCCGACCTCAGGGCGCTCGCGCTGTTGCGCGCGCCGACGGGCGCGCGGATGGCCGGTCCCGAGTTCGACCCGTTCTACCGGTACTCCGGCGGCTACGGCTACACCTGGTTCCGCGACGACGCCGAGATCTCTCGGTTCCTGCTCGAGACGGATCGACGGCTGGGGCTCGGACTCGAGGAGTGGCACGCGAAGAGCACCCGGTTCTACGTCGAGACGCAGCTGGCCGACGGGACCTGGCCGCACCGCGTGTGGCCGCACAACGGTGCGCTCGCCCCGGGCTGGGCACACGGGCGGGTCGAATCCGGCGAGTCCGACGAGTACCAGGCCGACCAGACCGCGAGTGTCGCGGCGTTTCTCGCGACGTATCTCCGCCGCGTCGATCCGGACGACGAGCAGGTACGCGAGGCGCTCGCGGCCGCCCTCGACGGACTCGACGACTCCCTCGCAGCCGACGGGCTTCCCGAACGCGTTCAGAACGCCTGGGAGAACATGACCGGGCGGTTCGCGCACACGGCGGCGACGTTCCTCGAAGCCTACGCGGCGATCGCCCGCGCGCCGGTCGACGACGCGCTCGCGACGCGGGCTCGAGAGGGCGCACGCGCCGTCTACGATGGTCTCGACGGCCTCTGGGTGCCCGAACGCGGGTGCTACGCCATGCGTGTCGACGACGGTGACGTCGACGATCGGCTCGACGGGAGCACGCTCGCGCTGGCCGCGGCCCACCGGGCGTACGACGCGCTCGAGCGCGTCGACGACGCGCGGCTCGACCGACTCACCTCGCACGTCGAGACCACGATCGACGGGCTCTATCGCGATCCGGACGGGCCGGTCGAGGGGCTCGCCCGCTTCGAGGACGACCCCTGGCGCGTCCAGGAGCAGGACGCCGCGAAGATCTGGACGGTGACGACCGCGTGGGGGGCACACGCCGCCATCGCCCTCAGCGACCTCCTGGCCGCGCGAGGGCGCGAGGAGGCCGAGACGTTCGAGGAGCGCGGTCGCACCCTGCTGGCGCTCGTCGGCCCCGGCGGCCCGCTCCGTCGGTCCGGCGGCTACCTCCCCGAGCAGGTGTTCGACGACGGGACGGCCGACAGCGCGACGCCGCTGGGCTGGCCTCACGCCATCCGACTCGCGACGGCGAGCGCTCTCGAGGAACCCGTTTCGTCCGCGCTCGCGGGAGCCGAAGAGAGCGCCGTACCGCGCGACTGAACGCCGAATCCGCGGCGCTTCTCGGCGATCGCGACGCACCGACGAGAGCGATCGAAAAACGAGGAGGGTGGCCGGTGTCCGTGACCGATTCAGGAAGTGACTGTCGGCGCCTCGCGCTCGCGGGTGAGAACGTTACGACCGGTTTCGGAATCGAACAGGTGGACGTCCGACTCGTCGAACGTGAGCGTCACCCGATCGCCCGGCTCGAGGTCGACGTCCGAATCGACGCGCGCGATGAACGCCTCGCTCAGATCGAGGTGAAGGAAGTTGTCGGAGCCGACGGGTTCGACGACGTCGATGGTCGCCGTGATGGAGTTGGCCGCGCCCGCGTCGGCGACGGAGACGTTCTCCGGCCGGACACCGAGCGTGTATCGGCTCGAGTCGAGGGCGTTCTCGTGGCGGCCGGCGTACGCCGCCGAGAGCGTGAACTCGAACCCGCCGTCGGAGCCGGTCAAGTGGAGTCGATCGCCGTCCGGTTCCACGGCGACGTCGACGAAGTTCATCGACGGCGAGCCGACGAAGCCGCCGACGAACTCGTTGACCGGATTCTCGTAGACCTCGGTCGGGGCCCCCTGTTGCTGGAGTTCGCCGCCGTCGAGGATGACGATTCGGTCGCCCATCGTCATGGCTTCGTGCTGGTCGTGCGTGACGTAGACGGCGGTGATTCCGAGCTCGTTTTGCAGCCGCTGGATCTCGGCGCGCATGCTCGTTCGGAGCTTCGCGTCGAGGTTGCTGAGCGGTTCGTCGAACAGGAAGAGGTCGGGCTCCCTGACGATCGCACGCCCGAGGGCGACACGCTGTTTCTGGCCCCCGGAGAGCTCGTCCGGTTTGTCCTCGAGCAGGCCTTCGATGTCCATCATCTCGGCCGTCTCGACGACCCGCTGTTCGCGCTCGTCCTCGCTCATATCGGTGCTCATCCGGAGCCCGAACGCCATGTTCTCGAAGACGGTCTTGTGCGGATACAGCGCGTAGTTCTGGAACACCATCGCGACGTTCCGGTTTTTCGCGTGAACGTCCGTGACGTCCTCGTCGCCGATCCGAATCTGCCCGGAGGTAGGTTGCTCGAGTCCGGATAGCATCCGAAGCGTCGTCGTCTTCCCACAACCCGATGGGCCGACGACGGTCACGAACTCGCCGTCCTCGATCTCGAGAGAGAGATCGTTGACGGCGACGATCGACCCGGCGTCGTATTCTTTCCGCAGTGCGTCGACTGTGACCCGTGCCATGTCACCACAACTATCGGGACACGGTAAAACCCTTTCCAAAATCTACTATCTTTGAAGTAATATCTCACCCAATATTGAAGGAACTGGCCCGGTAGTTCATGATAGATGTTGACAATCATCGTATCTTTCCACCCCACAGCCGGGATTTCGTAGAATGCTCTCGGAGAACTGGCACATAACCGCGTATATCGCCGGCTGAGGCGGCAAAACCATGTTAGACCGAGCTCGAATCGTCATCAACGACGATCCCAAACCATTAAATACGTGAAGACATTATTCATCATCGATTGCAGCATGCCAATGAAACGCAGACCCGTGCTGAAGGGAATCGGTGGGGCACTGGCGATGACATCGCTCGCAGGGTGTATGAGTTATTTCAGTGGTGGGGACAGTTCGCCGCTGTGGCACCAGTTTACCGACTCGGAAGAGGAGACGTTCGAGAGTCACCTCGAGACGTTCAACGACGAGACCGACCACGACATCGATGCGGCCAGCATCTCCAATCTCCAGGATCAGTTAAAGACGACCCTTCCGGCGGGGGACGGACCGATGAGTTTCACCTGGGCACACGACTGGATCGGAACCCAGCACGAGAACGGAAACCTCTACGACGCGTCGGACGAGTTCGATGTCGACCTCGGTGAGACGTATACGGAGGCGGCGGCCCAGGCGGTTCAATGGGACGGCAACGTCTACGGACTCCCCTACGCTGCAGAAACCGTGGGCCTGATGTACAACAAGGAGATGGTCGAGGAGCCGCCGGAGACGGTCTCCGAGATGGTCTCGATAATGGAACAGTACGACGGGGACGGGGAGTACGGCCTCGGATACCAGGGCGACGCCTACCACCTCAGCGCCTACTTACAGGGGTTCGGCGGCATTATCTACGACGAGGACGCCGACGAACTCGGCGTCGACAGCGACGCACTCGTCGAGGGGCTCACGTTCATCCGAGACAACTTATACGAGCACAGCCCGAACGACATCCAGGAAGACGCGAACATCTCGGTGTTCGAGAACGGCAACGCGCCGTTCGTCGTCACCGGTCCGTGGAACCTCGGCGGGTTCCGGGATGCCGGTATCGACGTCGGCGTCGCCCCGCTTCCCACGCCCGAGGGCGGCGAGCCGACGCCGTACACGGGCGTTCAGATGTGGTACCTCACGTCGCGTCTCGAGGACGCGGACGACGACGTCCACGACGCAGTGCTCAACTGGGCCAAGTGGTACACCACGACCGAAGATGTCGTCACGACCAACGCGCAGGATCACGCGATGATTCCCGTCCTCGACTCGGTCGTCGGGAGCGACGAACTCGGCTCGGACGTCGACGCGTTCAGTCAGAACGTTGATATGGGGATGCCGATGCCGGCCAGTAAGAAGATGGACGCCGTCTGGGAACCGCTCGAGTCCGCGATCGACATGGTCCTCAGTTCCGGCGGCGATCCGCAGGAAGAACTGGAGAGCGCCGCGGAGAAGATCCGAGATTCCTGGGAGTAATCCGATTCATTCACTCTTCGCAACATGTCCATAGAAACATCCGACGGCCTAACGGATCGAGTCCGCAACAGCGTCCCGTCCGACGTGAAAGATCTCGGACTGGCGCTGGTCCTCCCGGGACTCGGGCTATTTTTGCTGTTCATGCTGTTCCCGATCCTGTTTCTCGTCTACCTCTCGATAACCGACGTGGGTTCGGCGGGGGACGTGCTCGGCGGCGGCGCATCGATAGTCGGGCTCGAGAACTACGCGCAGCTGCTGACCGATATGGAGTTCTGGAACTCCATCGGGGTCACCTGGCTCTACGTCGGTCTCAGTCTCGCGTTGAAGATCGTGCTCACGCTGTGGATAGCGACTGTGCTCACGCACAAGCGGGTCGCGGGCAAACGATACATGCGAGCGCTCGTCATCGTCCCGATGGGATTCCCGCCGATCTTCACGATTACCATCTGGCGAAACATGTTCAGTCCGGCCAAGTTCGGGCCGTTCAACAGGTTGCTGTCGGTGTACAACGGCCTCGTCACGTCGCTCGTCGAGATCGTCGACACGATCGTGTTCTTCGTTAGTATCAACGCTCCCGAGCTACTGCTCGCCGACGTGCCGGTGAACTGGATGGGCGACCGATGGGCCGCGTTCTCCGCGTACGTCGTCACCGAGGCGTGGCTCGCGTATCCGTTTATGGTGATCATCACTATCAGCGCGCTACAGGACGTTCCGATAGAGCTCCACGACGCGGCGAAAGTCGACGGCGCGGGCTATCTGGCACGGTTCCGTCACGTGACACTTCCCGCGATCAGGGGCCCACTGGTGTTCGCATCCATCCTCACCGCCGCCACGTCGTTCCAGAACTTCCTGATCCCGTGGGTGTTCAACGAAGGCGGTCCGGGCCGAAGCAACGAACTGCTCCTGGTCTACGGCTACCGTGAAGCTCGCGTGTTCAACGATTACGCGATGTCGTCGGCGATCATGGTGATCGCGGTCGGATTCATCGGGCTGTTCATGATACTCGCCGTCAAGAAAACCAGCCTCGCGGACGGGGTGTAACTACATGGGTAAAATATCAAACACGATTGCGGACCTCGAAGCGGGTCGACGAACACCGAAAGACGTCGCCACGTCGGTCCTCACGACCGGCGTCGCCGTCGGGTTCCTCCTCGTCTTGCTGTTCCCGGTCTACTGGATCGTCGCCGCCTCGCTATCCAAAGGGACGACGCTGTCGTCTCCCGGCGGCCTGTTCGGCGATCCGTTCGCGTACACGCTGGACTCGTTCGTCTGGGTCCTCGAAAACGAGGACTTCCGACGGGGTCTCCTGAACAGTCTGATCGTCGTCTCCGTGACGGTCATCGTCACGCTCGCGTTCTCGATTCCCGGTGCCTACGCGCTCTCGCGGCGCGAATTCCTGGGGCGACGGAAAATCCTCTACGGCTACATCCTGTTCACGCAGATGGGTGCGGGCCTCTCGATCGCGGTACTCATCGCACTCTATGCGCTGTTCTCGAACGTCGGACTCGCCAACAACCTCCTCGTTCTCGGCGTCTTCTACGGTGCCGGTGCGATCCCGTTCAACACGTGGTTGTTGAAGACGTTCATGGACAACATCCCGGTTTCGTACGAGGAGGCGGCGCTGATCGACGGTGCCAGCCAGTGGCAGGTCATTCGAGAGGTCATCCTGCCGCTCTCGAAGCCCGGGATCGCCGCCGTGCTGGTGTTCGCGTGGACCGCCGGCTGGAACGAGTTCATCGTGGCGCAGACGCTGATCTACGATCCCGAACTCTACCCGCTGTCGGTGGAGCTGTACGGGCTCGTCGGCGATCGGGACACCAACTGGAGCCAGTTCGCCGCGTTCGCGCTCCTGTTTGCCCTCCCGGTCGCGCTCATCTACTTCCTCGCACAGAAACAGGTCGAGAGCGGCCTCTCCTTCGGCGGTATGGAAGGCTGAACGACGAGCGACCACGCTCCGTTCGACTTTCCGCGGTTCGAGTCCGCTCGAGTCCGTGCGGTTACGATTCGTCTCCCTCGAGGACGACGACCGAATCGACGGCGAACGCACCGTCGGACGCGAGCACGTCGGCGCCGGTCAGGAGATCGGTTCCGTCGACGGACTCGTCCAGGTCGACCATCGCCGTCCCCTCGCCGAAGTGGAGCACCACGACGACGCGGCGGCCGCTCGCCGGGTCCGCGCGAGCGAACGCGACTGCGGCGTCGGTGTCCGCGTCGGACGCGACGCGTTCGAGGTCGGCGTCGGCTCGCAGCGCAGGGTGGGATTTCCGCAGGTCGATCAGCCGTCGGTAGTACTCGAGCAGGTCCTCGTCGAACGCGCCCCAGTTCATCGGGTCGCGCCGTCCGGTCACGCCGGTTTCCTGACCGTAGTAGAGCATCGGCGACCCGGGGAGGGTAAACGTCGCAGCCCCCGCGGCCAGTTGTGCGTCGCGACCGTACTCGGTGAGATAGCGGTCGGTGTCGTGGTTTTCGACGTACAGCAGCCACTCGGAATCCGGATGGGCACCGCGACGCCGCCGGTCGTCGACCGCCGCGAGGATCGCGTCGGCGGTCGACGTGTCCAGCCCGGCCGCGGAGTCGGTGAACTCGTCGGCGACCGCGTCCGCCCCGTCGTCAGCCGCCCCCGCCTCGTCGGCGGACTCGTCCGTCACGCCGCCCGTGACCGATTCGCCCAGGCCCTCGAGTGCGTCGTGGAGGACGTCGTCGTGGTGGGTGTGGAACCGGCCGCCACCCATCTCGACGTCGGAGGGGAGCGTCTCGTCCAGCAGGAAGAACTCGCCGTCCGCGTCGGTCACCCGGTCGGACACTTCCGTCCAGAAGCTCAGCGGG from Natrinema salaciae encodes:
- a CDS encoding extracellular solute-binding protein; this encodes MKRRPVLKGIGGALAMTSLAGCMSYFSGGDSSPLWHQFTDSEEETFESHLETFNDETDHDIDAASISNLQDQLKTTLPAGDGPMSFTWAHDWIGTQHENGNLYDASDEFDVDLGETYTEAAAQAVQWDGNVYGLPYAAETVGLMYNKEMVEEPPETVSEMVSIMEQYDGDGEYGLGYQGDAYHLSAYLQGFGGIIYDEDADELGVDSDALVEGLTFIRDNLYEHSPNDIQEDANISVFENGNAPFVVTGPWNLGGFRDAGIDVGVAPLPTPEGGEPTPYTGVQMWYLTSRLEDADDDVHDAVLNWAKWYTTTEDVVTTNAQDHAMIPVLDSVVGSDELGSDVDAFSQNVDMGMPMPASKKMDAVWEPLESAIDMVLSSGGDPQEELESAAEKIRDSWE
- a CDS encoding ABC transporter ATP-binding protein, producing MARVTVDALRKEYDAGSIVAVNDLSLEIEDGEFVTVVGPSGCGKTTTLRMLSGLEQPTSGQIRIGDEDVTDVHAKNRNVAMVFQNYALYPHKTVFENMAFGLRMSTDMSEDEREQRVVETAEMMDIEGLLEDKPDELSGGQKQRVALGRAIVREPDLFLFDEPLSNLDAKLRTSMRAEIQRLQNELGITAVYVTHDQHEAMTMGDRIVILDGGELQQQGAPTEVYENPVNEFVGGFVGSPSMNFVDVAVEPDGDRLHLTGSDGGFEFTLSAAYAGRHENALDSSRYTLGVRPENVSVADAGAANSITATIDVVEPVGSDNFLHLDLSEAFIARVDSDVDLEPGDRVTLTFDESDVHLFDSETGRNVLTREREAPTVTS
- a CDS encoding sugar ABC transporter permease, with translation MGKISNTIADLEAGRRTPKDVATSVLTTGVAVGFLLVLLFPVYWIVAASLSKGTTLSSPGGLFGDPFAYTLDSFVWVLENEDFRRGLLNSLIVVSVTVIVTLAFSIPGAYALSRREFLGRRKILYGYILFTQMGAGLSIAVLIALYALFSNVGLANNLLVLGVFYGAGAIPFNTWLLKTFMDNIPVSYEEAALIDGASQWQVIREVILPLSKPGIAAVLVFAWTAGWNEFIVAQTLIYDPELYPLSVELYGLVGDRDTNWSQFAAFALLFALPVALIYFLAQKQVESGLSFGGMEG
- a CDS encoding TrmB family transcriptional regulator — encoded protein: MDNDELAELLERFGLSEKEIDTYLAILERGESKASAIADAADVSKRYVYSISEELEERGFVEVDDYAVPTVIRPVDPETVIERLTQSVEDIEPALRSRYTTSERSGEQFEVIKSRQTVLKRIESLLADAETEVTLSLPAEILPRIRSTLEATVDRGVLVLLLLGATEGDQDIASLAGTASTVRTWDALVPTMLTVDGRHGLLAPSQILTTSASDTRAIAISQEQLTPVLAGSFLANYWPTAEERYVTTPSELPRTYEQFRSAVFEIALHRATDTRIEAAVTGSPVGERDLPSSLTGEVVDVRQSLVRPVTSTLPIENAFEIEVDGDRYTIGGTGAFLEDYEAESVTIRPLED
- a CDS encoding carbohydrate ABC transporter permease, translated to MSIETSDGLTDRVRNSVPSDVKDLGLALVLPGLGLFLLFMLFPILFLVYLSITDVGSAGDVLGGGASIVGLENYAQLLTDMEFWNSIGVTWLYVGLSLALKIVLTLWIATVLTHKRVAGKRYMRALVIVPMGFPPIFTITIWRNMFSPAKFGPFNRLLSVYNGLVTSLVEIVDTIVFFVSINAPELLLADVPVNWMGDRWAAFSAYVVTEAWLAYPFMVIITISALQDVPIELHDAAKVDGAGYLARFRHVTLPAIRGPLVFASILTAATSFQNFLIPWVFNEGGPGRSNELLLVYGYREARVFNDYAMSSAIMVIAVGFIGLFMILAVKKTSLADGV
- a CDS encoding glycoside hydrolase family 15 protein; translated protein: MELHAALNDFKRSQGDPRRFPGERRSTAGRFSGLDDRLVHVAPDGSIGDYSYPLSGLDGIERSRFGIDVDGDARWFDDEDAEQRYVGDTAVVETTHTVGEATCVQYDVTIGRLHLTHVAFEGEPAFADDVSLLACVGFAPEGRAGRVGQLWHGDTVEVHHDAEHDFLAASTEMAVTGQVPERFAELLAAEPTDFPRSPTDDRYEEARLSPIVLAEIELTGSSPSATVATLLSDGDDRTAALERVRGDVAAHADHEAVLEAGREQARDRLPDTEPDVPDGVADLRALALLRAPTGARMAGPEFDPFYRYSGGYGYTWFRDDAEISRFLLETDRRLGLGLEEWHAKSTRFYVETQLADGTWPHRVWPHNGALAPGWAHGRVESGESDEYQADQTASVAAFLATYLRRVDPDDEQVREALAAALDGLDDSLAADGLPERVQNAWENMTGRFAHTAATFLEAYAAIARAPVDDALATRAREGARAVYDGLDGLWVPERGCYAMRVDDGDVDDRLDGSTLALAAAHRAYDALERVDDARLDRLTSHVETTIDGLYRDPDGPVEGLARFEDDPWRVQEQDAAKIWTVTTAWGAHAAIALSDLLAARGREEAETFEERGRTLLALVGPGGPLRRSGGYLPEQVFDDGTADSATPLGWPHAIRLATASALEEPVSSALAGAEESAVPRD